The Thermodesulfobacteriota bacterium genome contains the following window.
AAGAAACCCGCAACGGTCAAACACTACCTTTTTAATACCCTTGGCTAAGGCCTTGGCCGCAATCAACTTCCCTACTTCCAGGGCCACATTCACTTTCCCTTCAAGTTTATCCTTTTTTTCACGGATCTCCTTGCTGAGCGTGGAAGCAGATACCAGTGATATGCCCATCTCATCATTTATAATCTGGGCATATATATGCTTAGCGGTGCGGAACACGGTCAACCGAGGTCTTTCACTGGTACCGGCGATCTTCGCACGTATCCTCTTTTTTCTCTTTAATCTCATCTCTTGTTTTAAGTTACATACTGCCATAGAAACACCTTTTTCAGGATTCTTAATTAGTGTTCATCTGGAAACTACTGTTTCCAGTCGTGCCGCAGGCGGATTCGCCTGAGCGAAAAAATCTAATACAAACAACAGATTAGCTGAACGCTGATAGCTGAGTGCTGACAGCTCATCCGATTTTTTGGGATTTCCGGATAAAAATTAATTACTTCTTGCCGGTCTTCCCGGCTTTTTTGCGGATAACTTCATCCGCATAACGGATGCCTTTGCCTTTGTAAGGCTCCGGCGGCCTTAGCCGCCTGATACGGTCGCAAATCAAACCCAGAAGTTCTTTATCTATGCCTTCCAGGGTTAATCTGGTCTGTTTCTCAACCTTGGCCGATATATTCTCGGGCAAGGCAAAATTAACCGGATGAGAATAACCCAGATTAAATATGAGCTGATTTCCCTGCAACTCTACCCGGTATCCCACCCCTATAAGATCCATAACTTTACTAAATCCGGCGCTTACGCCCGTGACCATATTAGCCACCAGGGCGCGGGTCAACCCGCCCAAAGCATTTGTGGCCGAGGAGTCATCTCTTTTCTTTATTAAAATCTGCCCATCTTCAACCGCTATATTTACAACCGGATTAATAGGCCTGCTTAGACTGCCCCTGCGGCCGCGCACCGTAATTATGTCATCCGCCAGCTCTACATGGACATCTTTGGGTATAGGAATTGGCTTCTTGCCAATCCGCGACATCGACATCTCTAACCTCCACTCGTCTTGTTACGTCTCATTATAAAAATTCTCTTTTACCATACCTGGCACAACAGCTCTCCGCCAACGGCATTTTTACGGGCTTCCTCGCCGGTCATAACCCCCTTGGATGTGGAAAGAATAGCAATGCCCATGCCGCGCATTACCTTGGGGATATCTTCCTGCCGGACATAAACCCGCCGGCTGGCCTTGCTTATCCTCTTTAGCGAATTAAAAATACTCTTGTTGCTCTCATCATATTTCAGATAGATACGCAGTATGGTATGTCCCTTATCCTTAACGATCTTGTAATTTTTGATAAAGCCTTCTTCTTTTAACACCCGGGCCACATTAGCCTTCATATTAGAAAACGGGATGTCCACCTTTTCAAATCGCGCTTTTCCCCCGTTTCTTATCCGGGTAAGCAGGTCACTCAAGGAATCCGTCATGCACATATTAATGACACCTCTTATTTTTATCCGGCGGCCAAAGTCTTACCAGCTAGACTTAATTACACCGGGTATTTCACCCTTTCCAGCCATATTGCGGAAGCATATACGGCAGATACCAAACCGCCTTATAAAAGCCCTCGGTCGTCCACAGAGCGGACAGCGATTGTAACTCCGCGCACTAAACTTCTGAGGGCTTTTTGCCTTTTCAATCAAAGACTTTTTGGCCAAGATATTCCTCCTTATCTAGCTTCTGAATGGCATACCCAGCAGTTTCAATAAATATCTGCCCTCGGCATCAGTCTGGGCTGAAGTAACAATGGTCACATTAAGACCTCT
Protein-coding sequences here:
- the rplR gene encoding 50S ribosomal protein L18, coding for MAVCNLKQEMRLKRKKRIRAKIAGTSERPRLTVFRTAKHIYAQIINDEMGISLVSASTLSKEIREKKDKLEGKVNVALEVGKLIAAKALAKGIKKVVFDRCGFLYHGRVKALSNGAREGGLDF
- the rplF gene encoding 50S ribosomal protein L6, translated to MSMSRIGKKPIPIPKDVHVELADDIITVRGRRGSLSRPINPVVNIAVEDGQILIKKRDDSSATNALGGLTRALVANMVTGVSAGFSKVMDLIGVGYRVELQGNQLIFNLGYSHPVNFALPENISAKVEKQTRLTLEGIDKELLGLICDRIRRLRPPEPYKGKGIRYADEVIRKKAGKTGKK
- the rpsH gene encoding 30S ribosomal protein S8; amino-acid sequence: MCMTDSLSDLLTRIRNGGKARFEKVDIPFSNMKANVARVLKEEGFIKNYKIVKDKGHTILRIYLKYDESNKSIFNSLKRISKASRRVYVRQEDIPKVMRGMGIAILSTSKGVMTGEEARKNAVGGELLCQVW
- a CDS encoding type Z 30S ribosomal protein S14 — protein: MAKKSLIEKAKSPQKFSARSYNRCPLCGRPRAFIRRFGICRICFRNMAGKGEIPGVIKSSW